Sequence from the Rutidosis leptorrhynchoides isolate AG116_Rl617_1_P2 chromosome 3, CSIRO_AGI_Rlap_v1, whole genome shotgun sequence genome:
CTTTTAAATGGTTTATCTTTATTTGCTTGAATGTGGgggatttgataactcctaaattatacatgtttttgaatacattttgaggagttatttgaacattttaaagtcattttaatgcTAAAACACACAAAAATGGGTAAAAACGGGAAAAATGTATTTTAATGTTTTGTTTGAGAAATGTCTTAAAACATGACTAAAAATAGTAAAGAAAGTAAGTGTTGAAGCAATGCTGAAAATCTGCGTGATGTCACAGTTTTGGCCATATCTTGAGCATCCGGACTCCGTTTTCAACGAGCCACCTGTCAAAACGACCGTAACAGAAAATTCTACAACAAAATGGAGGAAGCTGCCAGCCTTGTTAAGGGGAAGCCGCTAGCATAGCTAAGGGAAGCCGCCGGCTAAAAAGTCAACCTTTTGTCGTGCAAGTTTTTCTTGGCCTCCAAGCTCAAATCTgaagtgaagccgccggcttggcatcCGGAGCCGCCGGCTTGAACCTAAAACGCATTTTCTTGGGCGTAACGATCAAGTATTGAGTGGAGAAAAAGTCACCACCATGGGAAGCCACCGGCTTCGTACGAAGCCGCCGGCTTAGCACGGTTTTTGAGGTCTATAAATACTGGCCGAATTCTACAGTTTTCAATGTACCTTTTCATTATATCTCTCTCTAGTTACGAAATTTTGTAGTTTATGGTTAGTTTAGGTTTCATTTTCAATGTAAAGTTACTATCTTGCATTGGATTCAAGTTTAAATTCAAGATTAATGCAGTTTTCTTATTCCTCTTTATTGCTTTGTAAGTTCTAATCTTATTTACTTTTTCGCATCTTTTTAATTATGTCTTTATTTACTGTTATCTACTTCTGttcgtctccaactatgaactaaacgttcatagtggttacttggatgAAAACTGTGAAAGTCTGGGAaaacagatgaagccgccggcttcctcagtccaagccgccggcttggctgagccaagccgccggcttcgtgctcaATTCGTACGGTTCCtgtttcttttccagatctgtatgttcatgtttctatgatgattatttaaactgtttatgTCTGCCATGGTTCaataacttgtttgccatgcttaatgattaaatattatgaatctaggattaactagtcattgattctatgatcttatattcgattcatatcacttgtttagatctagtccatcaaatataGTGTTTGGATTGCAAGCAAAAAAGGTAAATATCATTGGTAGTTATACAACTAGTTGAACTTGAATCaacttatataatagaattcattattgttaggcttaatcgaagaacctttgtttatgtGTATTTAATTGTCAATTGCATTAGAACTTGATTAAGATTAACTtttagctagtaacttgagttggtctgattaagtttattagcttatataatttgtcagtctaattaaatgttgccttggatccgcatcaggtttaggtaatatttatcatgtgattatttgaatgccatgaatgaagacattagctatgaacatcacttagttaatgtatgctttaggtcctactttatgaatgatatgcgacatttagcttaaccttttagggataatgattggtctatgattgttatcttgctatttgttaatatatgttATGAAATAGTTAATACAATTCCCTCATGATTCACAAgtccttgtaatcacttctcttttataattatttattttaagtctttatttcttgctttatattttgttattttgtttatcttcaatcatctctttcctaagagataagaatctatcctataaaaacacataaaaatctatctttagttctttaataagagctaagctatataataaaacaactcttatctgcttccacgctctcttgggacgataacctaaaatactacatctgaccgggttttgttgctcgttagggtgttaaagtgtattaataaaggttttataaatttaaaagttgaaggaTAAATAAAGCACTATTgcacacacacttttgacacatcatatACCCTTGTTACTTTTTGACTCCCATATTTTTTCTATAAATGGGACATTGGCTTTTTCGTATCTCACAATCCTTTCCCTTTTAAACCATTCAACCATTTTCATCTTCTCTGCGAAGACCTGTTCTTGATCAAAAAAGGTATATTTCATACTCTCATACTTTGCATTACGCTATGTAACCGTAGTTACATTTTTTATTTATCATTCATGTGTTGTTATGATTCTGACATTATAGATGAAGTTGGAATCTTACGCACCCATTCCTACCACCGACTCTGGTAACCATTCTCATTCGCCGGTCAGTCACTCCGACACAATACCTTCACTATACCAAACTCCTGATGCCAGAATCTTGGGTAACCACAAAAGGTCACATGATGAAGGTATTACTTTCGACAGTCTGACTTTTTATTGAATATTGACTTTAAGTTTTTATACGCCATGTTTATCATATTTATAGGTCCAAGTGGTGTATCCAATCACTCCAAGCGTGTATGCCTAAATCCTGATGATTCGTCTTTACTGATTCCGAACGCAAATGATTTCATGAAGGTTCCTCTTCCAGTTTTTGCACAACAGTTCTCTTTTTTACAATCATGTGCCCCTCATCAGTTAATGCAGAAATTTTCCTCGCTTTCACCTTCCGAAGAACTTTACATAGACACGCAATCGACACTGTTTAACTTTGCCAAGGATCTGAATCGTTTGCAACTTAAATCTGCTGCGCTTGGTCATCccccaccaccatcatcaacagaaATGTCCAAGATAAATGTCCTGCAAGAGGATAATGCAAAGCTAACTGCCCAACTCACAGTTGCGGTAACCGTGCACGTACAGGCAGAAGAGCAGATCAATGTTCTGATGTTTAAAAGGCAGCAAGAGGAGGATCAGCATGTTGCTGAAAAAAGGTTTATGGAGTCTGAGATTGCGTCCTTGTCTGCGAAACTGAAGGAAGCAGAGGCCCATGTCGTGTTTTAAAATGAAAGCTTCAGTGACTGGATTGCATCCCAGTAGTCATGGGGCACGAAACACGATGCTATAAAGGCAGAGTATGACATTCTCCGAAAGGATTTACCGAACATTGTCCAGCATGCTCTCGACTGCAAAGTCATCGAGCAGTAATTTGGTGTAGCCATGGTTACCGCACGTGCGTATGAGCGAACCCTGTTCTGGAATGTTGTTCGCCAGGAGTTGTATGTACCCACCGTGATTCCTCCAAATATTGCTGAGGTACTCTCTTATGGAGCCAAAGAAAAATGTGAAGAAGCTTGTGCCCAACTTCAACAAATTCCGATCCCCCGTCTACAATTTCTCATCAATGATCCTACCATCTCTGCGCAGGAGATAATCAATGACAAACTCGACTGAGTTTGTTATGCTACCCAGGATGGATATTATTTATCCATGTTTGGGTGGCGTTTTGTGCTAGTGAGGGATGGGCCTTGCAATATtggaggtttcgcatccctatattatatttttattttatgtttaaaGCAGAGTATGCATCTGATCGCTGCGTGCGAGGATGGCAtactctccttagtgtagggcaaacgttccagccaatgccacccccttttttactttttatattatcgtatattaggtcaaattttggtaCATGTCCCGCTTTTATGCTAAGTGGTTTGACTTTATATCTTCTAACTGTAATTCGTTAGCTTTGATTGAATATAATTCGATATCTCTTTTGGTTAAAGTGCAATCATTGCGTTTTTATGAAATCACTATGGCGGTTATAATGATTTGTTACAATTTTATGCATTCAATAACTCATGTTTAGAATAAATTCCATGAAttcatgacgggagcgacccttcaTTCGTTTCACgatctttttattcttgcgctAACAATCCAATGTTTTACGCAAaagtaagcaaaccaatgcttataagtttatacttaagaattttataaaaaaatttataagtatatacgcatatacaatccAATGCAATTTACCCGTACTATAGACAAATCAATGTCTACactcaagagtcttccggccacgccaatgtccgggttatttaaacaagtaaaccaaacttgtgttttatagtctagactgtgcaagtctccgtcttgcgcggtgtacgagcgtttgaaacaaaccatTGTTTTACTACtatcaccattaaaaatagtattagtaaccaaactaaactatgccacttgggactcggagtgtgtccctgtgcagcttaaggggcatgcaatcaacaaataTAAAAATGTacaagttattggcttaaattgcatgattcaatttatttcaaacatatCACTTGACCAACACTTAGTtgtcatgtttacaatggaaaCTAAAAAAATTTACATAATAAAAACTTTAAACAGTTTATTTGGGGTGATCAATCCATCTGTAGTTTTTTCATATGTAGCACTGTTTCAGTATTTGCGCATGCCAGGTGCGTTTTATTGCTTTTCCATCTAAACTTGCTAGTAGATATGCCCCTGTATCGTTTACGCCAATAACCTTGTATGGTCCTTCCTATTTAGGTCCGAGTTTACCCGTGTcttctgctctgcttgcttcattctTTTACCATATCAAGTCATCCaattggaaagataatggttgtacgtgcttattatagtagcttgtgattctttgtttgttgattgcttcttttatggCAGCCATTTCCCTGCGCTCTTCAACTAAGTTTAGATTTTCACGCAGTTCTTCGCTATTGCTACTTTCATCAAAGGAAGCTGTATGCATAGTTGGCACATTTATTTCAGTGGGTATTACAGCCTCAGACCCGTACACCAAACTAAAAGTTGTTTCATTGGTCGTGCCTTTTGGAGTTGTGCGATGCACCCATAGTACATTCGGCAGTTCATCTATCCAACCCTTTCGGCACGATCCAAGCCTTACTTTGATTCCTAACACGATATCCCGATTTGTGACCTCACACTGACCGTTCGCCTGGGGGTGTGCGACTGATGTGAATGTTTGCTTTATGTTCAGCTCTTGGCACTAATCGCTGAATGGATTACCTTCAAACTATGTACCATTGTCActtactatttcatttggtattccaaaccgacagacgatgttttcccatacgaaatttcgaatttgcttgcccgaaattgttttcagcggtttggcttctacccactttgtaaaataatcaattgcCACTACCAGAAACTTCACACCTCCTAGTCCTACGGGAAATGGCcccactatgtcaattgcccatttgcagaatggccatagaGATACGACCGGTATCATTGGATGTCGTGGAGCCTTGTTTACCGGCGCGTGAAGCTGACACGACTGACATTTGCATATCACTTCTGCGGCATCTCTGTACATTGATGGCCAATAGTATCCGAGCTGCATTATTTTTGACGCAACTATTTTGTGTCCCGAGTGCAAAGCGCACATTCCCTCGTGCACTTCCCGTATGATCGATTCTGCTTGAATTGGATTAAGACACCACAAATGAGGTCCCAGAAAAGATTTTCTGTATAGAATTCCTTTGTCTAACAAATACATTGGTGCTTTCATCTTAATCTTTCTTGCTTCTATTGAATCTATCGGCAATGTTCCTTTGTTCAGAAATTCTACTATCGGTGTCATCCAACTCTGCTCCTCTTCTTCAACTGCGGCAGATACACCGTCTATCTCGATGGATTTTACTTTCACTTCCTCGacccaaatttctttcttaaaatggcTGAATGTTAAGGCGGCTAACTTACTGAGCGTATCTGCCTTTTTATTTAATGTTCTTGAAACCTGAGTTATCTGAAATAAATCGAAGTCCACCGCGAGCTCTTGCACAAGTTTCAAGTACTTTTGCATCGATTCATCATGTGCTTCAAATATCCCGTTGAATTGGTTTGCAACTAACTGCGAATCGACATATACAGACAGCTCTTTTACCTCCAGATATTTTGCTACCCTCATTCCGGATAACAATGCTTCATACTCAACTTCATTGTTTGTTACAGGGAAGCTAAAGCGCAGCGCGAAGGTATATTCTTCTCCTTCTAGACTTTTAGGACTATTCCTGCCCCTGCGCCTTGTGGACCACAAGCCCCATCTGTGTGCATTTCCCACAGCTGCTCGGGCGGAGGTGAATTTCTTTTGATTCATGCGAGACTTCGATATCTCCGGCTATTTCAGCCAGATAATCTGTTAGGACTTGCC
This genomic interval carries:
- the LOC139902297 gene encoding uncharacterized protein; this translates as MIIANPRYPEQKIKIGGGLSDETKFKLRNILASNTDVFAWKEADMTGVSRDIAEHKINVNPSLTPVRQKKLVMAPKRSEWLKAEVEKLVKANILRKVRYQTWVANPVLVKKPDGSWRMCVDFTEINKAYPKDNYPLPEIDWKVESLAGFRYKYFLDAYKGYHQIQMTSDDEDKTAFHTSQGIYCYTKMPFGLKNAGATYQRVIDKAFKGQIGRNLEAYVDDLVIKSTTEQGLLEDILELFASLRKINMKLNPSKCSFGEEEGKFLGHIITERGIRANPKKIEAIENMSSPRNKKEVQSLTGKLAALTRGSKSGISGNEKVIKRVADNDCADCGRNIDTILSSIKRSNKFSIDSKQGTGSDLNYPAIEKLVYALVHTARRLRRYFQAHPIMVLTDQPIKKPEISKSRMNQKKFTSARAAVGNAHRWGLWSTRRRGRNSPKSLEGEEYTFALRFSFPVTNNEVEYEALLSGMRVAKYLEVKELSVYVDSQLVANQFNGIFEAHDESMQKYLKLVQELAVDFDLFQITQVSRTLNKKADTLSKLAALTFSHFKKEIWVEEVKVKSIEIDGVSAAVEEEEQSWMTPIVEFLNKGTLPIDSIEARKIKMKAPMYLLDKGILYRKSFLGPHLWCLNPIQAESIIREVHEGMCALHSGHKIVASKIMQLGYYWPSMYRDAAEVICKCQSCQLHAPVNKAPRHPMIPVVSLWPFCKWAIDIVGPFPVGLGGVKFLCQELNIKQTFTSVAHPQANGQCEVTNRDIVLGIKVRLGSCRKGWIDELPNVLWVHRTTPKGTTNETTFSLVYGSEAVIPTEINVPTMHTASFDESSNSEELRENLNLVEERREMAAIKEFPL